A window of Zingiber officinale cultivar Zhangliang chromosome 5A, Zo_v1.1, whole genome shotgun sequence contains these coding sequences:
- the LOC121982849 gene encoding uncharacterized protein LOC121982849, with translation MARKHREQFAYRRRKPTAISSLDSPPLPPHALVSRRMELNIPINACSGLNVSGVVPMEIEPAIDHPNYSTAEAFARSNAWPQGEADHGREKIMIAFIDYLGVGAT, from the exons ATGGCAAGGAAGCACAGAGAGCAATTTGCCTATAGGAGGAGGAAGCCCACCGCTATTTCTTCCTTAGACTCTCCTCCACTTCCACCTCACGCCCTTGTTTCCAGAAGGATGGAGCTGAACATACCCATCAATGCTTGCAGTG GATTGAATGTCTCTGGAGTCGTCCCCATGGAGATAGAACCTGCGATCGATCATCCTAATTACTCAACTGCCGAGGCTTTTGCAAGGAGCAACGCTTGGCCACAAGGGGAAGCAGATCATGGAAGAGAGAAGATCATGATAGCCTTCATTGATTACcttggtgttggtgcaacatAG